In a genomic window of Bicyclus anynana chromosome 5, ilBicAnyn1.1, whole genome shotgun sequence:
- the LOC112044031 gene encoding F-BAR domain only protein 2: MSVNFVDYFSNEHNGYDILYQNMKYGLIASKELSEYLRERSNIEESNSKLLTKLAKQANSNCAQGTFAPFWGVLKCSAEKLSNLHQHMFQKVSELVKDVARYAEELHKKHKAVKDSESSTLEVVLLIQNTKQALQKAKDVYTSKSAELDKLKKENSSSKDIEKAEVKLKKLHEDFRQLAEKYSLVKQDFEKKMTQTCKHFQDVEEAHLKQMKQFVNAYADIIQNNHDLMGQVHRDFKHQCLELTVEKLLEQFLVEKYNALEKANLMELIPTLPKPGSANNSISEADQISTVSNGSHKPVQPAKPTKKEPSFAAKTSRRTTSLLNLFTPNFQSKDEPSVSNEAGAPCSAPSSPSGTPATSVVPDKDDNINRSTIRESKWFRSRKAKNKQAKKSKKKKEEISENSNAGDKSDLEEKEEEAPKEDLMNSPEVDEEGFCIRPKDEKGSVYSSTDSESEEEREQKIHVEIKPISNGNAPMSASVDELRATVENIGLKYKIGTTRRGSNANASKASSDFLVDLNFFPSPSASNPASPHGNVSNPYAPLQGNQSNLLESPTPVPTTDVSDLFTEVGEMTQSNFRTSTPTISTISLPRPPSRRSEGDFRAAAASGSRGPSPLTIGMADTIPLAVAFHEIIHSYFRGTEESKCQVKMSGDMMLSFPTGIVGVLANNPNPAKLCFRLKNIHRLDNVLPNKQLISINAMMSTRDTTVVEFNMPALSSLLKRQSEKNPTAQYFNVDILKYQIRPKTGAVSCPFQMVAHWKCEKDHTDLKIDYKYNLHAMSPPSPLLNVSVCVPMSGSVSNIIAMPKNTWIAENEQALWRFTELSQHSEDRGVGSLRARFELSDGPSNSATISSQFNCEGATLSGIEFELIGSGYRLSLVKRRFVSGKYICDSDVH; this comes from the coding sequence ATGAGTGTCAACTTTGTAGATTATTTCTCCAACGAGCACAATGGatacgatattttatatcaaaacatGAAATACGGACTTATAGCCAGCAAGGAGCTCTCGGAGTATCTTAGAGAGAGGTCAAACATTGAAGAATCCAATTCGAAACTTTTAACTAAGCTCGCCAAACAAGCTAACAGTAACTGTGCTCAGGGCACCTTCGCACCCTTCTGGGGCGTCCTCAAGTGCTCAGCTGAGAAACTGTCCAACTTGCATCAACACATGTTCCAAAAGGTCAGTGAGCTTGTGAAAGATGTCGCTCGTTATGCTGAAGAGCTACACAAGAAGCACAAAGCTGTCAAAGACTCAGAATCTAGTACTTTAGAAGTTGTTTTGCTCATTCAAAATACCAAACAAGCTTTGCAGAAAGCAAAGGATGTGTACACCTCTAAGTCAGCTGAGCTGGATAAGctgaagaaagaaaactcctCCTCTAAAGATATTGAAAAAGCTgaagttaagttaaaaaaattacatgaagACTTTAGACAGCTTGCTGAAAAGTACAGTCTTGTTAAACAggattttgaaaagaaaatgaCTCAAACTTGTAAACACTTTCAAGATGTAGAGGAAGCTCATTTAAAACAGATGAAACAGTTTGTCAATGCTTATGCTGACATCATCCAAAACAACCATGATCTCATGGGCCAAGTTCATAGAGATTTTAAACACCAGTGTCTCGAATTGACTGTAGAAAAGCTTTTAGAACAATTTCTTGTGGAAAAGTATAATGCTTTAGAGAAGGCAAATTTGATGGAACTGATTCCCACTCTACCAAAACCTGGTTCTGCTAATAATTCTATATCAGAAGCAGATCAAATATCCACAGTATCCAATGGCTCTCACAAGCCTGTGCAGCCTGCTAAACCAACTAAAAAAGAGCCTTCTTTTGCAGCTAAGACCTCAAGGAGAACAACCTCTCTGTTGAATTTATTTACACCAAATTTTCAGAGCAAAGATGAACCCAGTGTGAGTAATGAAGCTGGTGCACCGTGCTCAGCACCTTCGAGCCCCAGTGGAACACCAGCCACCAGTGTTGTGCCAGATAAAGATGATAACATAAACCGAAGCACAATTCGGGAATCAAAGTGGTTTCGAAGtagaaaagcaaaaaataaacaagcaaagaaatctaaaaagaaaaaagaagaaatatctGAAAATTCAAATGCTGGTGATAAGTCTGATTTAGAAGAAAAGGAGGAGGAGGCTCCTAAAGAGGACCTGATGAACTCCCCGGAGGTTGACGAGGAAGGCTTTTGTATAAGACCCAAAGACGAGAAGGGCAGCGTTTACTCTTCAACAGATTCAGAATCTGAGGAAGAGAGGGAACAAAAGATACATGTTGAAATAAAACCTATTAGCAATGGAAATGCTCCAATGTCAGCAAGTGTGGACGAGCTTAGAGCTACAGTTGAAAACATaggcttaaaatataaaataggtacaACAAGAAGGGGTTCAAATGCTAATGCTAGCAAAGCGAGCAGTGACTTTTTGGTAGACTTGAACTTTTTCCCCAGTCCCAGTGCAAGTAACCCAGCTTCACCACATGGTAATGTGTCTAACCCTTATGCTCCATTACAAGGAAATCAGTCCAATCTACTAGAAAGTCCCACCCCAGTCCCAACCACAGATGTCAGTGACCTTTTCACAGAAGTTGGTGAAATGACCCAATCAAACTTTCGAACATCAACTCCAACAATATCAACCATTTCATTACCACGTCCACCATCCAGGCGATCGGAAGGTGACTTTCGAGCCGCCGCCGCCTCAGGGTCACGTGGTCCATCGCCTCTTACTATCGGCATGGCAGATACCATACCGTTAGCCGTTGCATTTCATGAAATTATACACTCCTATTTTCGTGGTACAGAAGAATCTAAATGTCAAGTAAAAATGTCTGGTGATATGATGCTTTCATTCCCTACTGGTATAGTGGGTGTTCTTGCTAATAATCCCAATCCAGCTAAACTTTGCTTTAGGCTGAAAAACATTCATAGACTTGATAATGTGCTACCCAATAAACAGCTCATAAGTATAAATGCAATGATGTCCACACGAGACACTACTGTTGTTGAATTTAACATGCCCGCATTATCATCTTTGTTGAAGAGGCAGAGTGAGAAAAACCCCACAGCTCAGTATTTCAATGTAGATATACTAAAATACCAAATTCGCCCAAAAACTGGTGCAGTGTCCTGCCCCTTCCAAATGGTGGCTCATTGGAAGTGTGAAAAAGACCACACAGACCTCAAAATAGATTACAAATACAATCTTCACGCTATGAGTCCACCATCACCGCTGCTTAATGTCTCAGTGTGTGTGCCTATGAGTGGCTCAGTCTCAAACATAATAGCTATGCCAAAGAATACATGGATAGCAGAGAACGAACAAGCTCTTTGGAGATTTACAGAGTTATCACAACATTCGGAAGACAGGGGTGTAGGGTCCCTGAGGGCAAGGTTTGAGCTAAGTGATGGACCTTCGAATAGTGCAACTATCTCATCTCAATTCAACTGTGAGGGTGCAACACTATCGGGCATTGAGTTTGAACTCATTGGCAGTGGTTACCGACTTTCACTTGTGAAACGACGTTTCGTCTCTGGAAAATATATTTGTGACAGTGATGTGCACTGA